A window of Ictidomys tridecemlineatus isolate mIctTri1 chromosome 1, mIctTri1.hap1, whole genome shotgun sequence contains these coding sequences:
- the Arsi gene encoding arylsulfatase I, translated as MHALTGFSLVSLLSFGYLSWDWAKPSLVADGPGEAGEQPSAAPPQPPHIIFILTDDQGYHDVGYHGSDIETPTLDRLAAEGVKLENYYIQPICTPSRSQLLTGRYQIHTGLQHSIIRPRQPNCLPLDQVTLPQKLQEAGYSTHMVGKWHLGFYRKECLPTRRGFDTFLGSLTGNVDYYTYDNCDGPGVCGFDLHEGESVAWGLSGQYSTMLYAQRVSHILASHNPRRPLFLYVAFQAVHTPLQSPREYLYRYRSMGNEARRKYAAMVTCMDEAVRNITWALKRYGFYNNSVIIFSSDNGGQTFSGGSNWPLRGRKGTYWEGGVRGLGFVHSPLLKRKRRTSRALVHITDWYPTLVGLAGGNASAADGLDGYDVWPTISEGRASPRTEILHNIDPLYNHARHGSLEGGFGIWNTAVQAAIRVGEWKLLTGDPGNGDWIPPQTLAAFPDSWWNLERMASVRQAVWLFNISADPYEREDLAGQRPDVVRTLLARLADYNRTAIPVRYPAENPRAHPDFNGGAWGPWASDEEEEEEEEKEGRSRSFSRGRRKKKCKICKLRSFFRKLNTRLMSHRI; from the exons ATGCACGCCCTCACCGGCTTCTCTCTGGTCAGCCTGCTCAGCTTCGGCTACCTGTCCTGGGACTGGGCCAAGCCGAGCCTCGTGGCTGACGGGCCCGGGGAGGCGGGCGAACAGCCCTCGGCCGCTCCACCGCAGCCTCCCCATATCATCTTCATTCTCACCGATGACCAGGGTTATCACGACGTGGGTTATCATGGCTCAGATATTGAGACCCCTACGCTGGACCGGCTGGCAGCCGAGGGCGTCAAGTTGGAGAATTATTACATCCAGCCTATCTGCACACCTTCTCGGAGTCAGCTTCTCACTGGCAG GTACCAGATCCACACAGGACTCCAGCACTCCATCATCCGCCCCCGCCAGCCCAACTGCCTACCCCTGGACCAGGTGACACTGCCACAGAAGCTGCAGGAGGCAGGTTACTCCACTCACATGGTGGGCAAATGGCACCTGGGCTTTTACCGAAAGGAGTGCCTGCCCACCCGGCGGGGCTTTGACACCTTCCTGGGCTCGCTCACAGGCAACGTGGACTACTATACCTACGACAACTGTGATGGCCCCGGGGTGTGTGGCTTCGACCTGCACGAGGGTGAAAGCGTAGCCTGGGGACTCAGTGGCCAGTACTCTACCATGCTCTATGCCCAGCGCGTCAGCCACATCCTGGCCAGCCACAACCCCCGACGGCCCCTCTTCCTCTACGTGGCCTTCCAGGCAGTGCACACGCCGCTGCAGTCCCCTCGCGAGTACCTGTACCGCTACCGCAGCATGGGCAACGAGGCCCGGCGGAAGTATGCAGCCATGGTGACCTGCATGGATGAGGCTGTGCGCAACATCACCTGGGCCCTTAAGCGCTATGGCTTCTACAACAACAGTGTCATCATCTTCTCCAGCGATAATGGTGGCCAGACTTTCTCGGGTGGCAGCAACTGGCCACTTCGAGGACGCAAGGGCACTTATTGGGAAGGTGGTGTGCGAGGCTTGGGCTTTGTTCACAGCCCCCTGCTCAAGCGAAAACGCCGGACCAGCCGGGCACTGGTACATATCACCGACTGGTACCCAACTCTGGTGGGTCTGGCTGGTGGCAATGCATCGGCAGCTGATGGGCTAGATGGCTATGATGTGTGGCCGACCATCAGTGAGGGCCGGGCTTCGCCACGCACAGAGATCCTGCACAACATTGACCCGCTCTACAACCACGCCCGGCACGGCTCCCTGGAGGGTGGGTTTGGCATTTGGAACACCGCTGTGCAGGCTGCCATCCGTGTGGGTGAGTGGAAGCTGTTGACGGGAGACCCCGGCAATGGTGACTGGATCCCTCCACAGACGCTGGCTGCCTTCCCAGATAGCTGGTGGAACCTGGAGCGCATGGCCAGCGTCCGCCAGGCTGTGTGGCTCTTCAACATCAGCGCCGACCCTTACGAACGAGAGGACCTAGCTGGCCAGCGGCCCGATGTGGTTCGTACCCTGCTAGCTCGCCTGGCTGACTATAACCGCACTGCCATTCCTGTGCGCTACCCGGCTGAGAATCCCCGGGCTCATCCTGACTTTAATGGGGGTGCTTGGGGGCCCTGGGCCAGtgatgaggaagaagaggaagaagaggagaaggaaggcagGTCTCGAAGCTTCTCCCGGGGTCGCCGCAAGAAAAAGTGCAAGATTTGCAAGCTTCGATCTTTCTTCCGCAAACTCAACACCAGACTGATGTCCCACCGGATTTGA